The Cuculus canorus isolate bCucCan1 chromosome 12, bCucCan1.pri, whole genome shotgun sequence DNA segment CCAGCTATGGAAGCTGAAAGACTTGGGTTGCAGTTAAACCTAAAAACTGTTTATTAGTATCAGTACCTTATCCTCTGCAGCCATTAATGCTTTCAAGGTCTGATCCATTATTCTTAACTGTTCTTCCAGCTGTCGGACTTGGCTGTTAGTGAACACATGAAATGCACAAAAGCCATTCACAAAATCAGTGTGCAGATACAGCATGCAGTGACAaaacacacgcacacacatatatgAACACATTTACTTTGGCGCTGACCATTTATTTTGACCATTAGAGAAAATGAGCACAACATAGCTTTGAGCTGAACATATAGTGTACTGCCAATGTCTCATGCTGTTACAGTTGTCTTGTAGCACCTCACACATATCTTGCAGCTGCTCAACACTTACCTTTCTGATAGCTCAGCACGCTCCTCAGCCCGCTCCAGGTCGCTCTCAATGATCACAAGTTTACGAGCCACCTACCGAAAAAGGCAAATGACAGTTGGGGATATTACGTTGCTGCAGCACACATCACCTGTTTCTAGAACCTAAAAGCAAGGAGTTGGGcccctttccattttcttatgTACACGTAAGTATGGATTACGTGACATCTTCATTATCCATTTGAGTTTTTGTTATCTGACATTTTCCAAGACCTCTCTTTCACTTGGCAAAAGGCAGCTTAGAACTGTTTTTCTCCCTCAGAGACCAGAGAATACTCTCAGTCATTTTAGTGCGAATATCTGAGCACACAATTCTTGTCCCATGAGGAATCTGGATgcccatttttatttccatagcTGCAAAGAGTGGTGCTTGTGATCTTTTGAACATAGAAGGTAAAGGCAAAAAACAGAATTATAGGCACAGCCTGAAGGGCATTAGAGGCAGATGACCTGCACTCAAGAACTGACCTCTTCATACTTGCGGTCAGCCTCTTCAGCAATGTGCTTAGCTTCTTTAAGCTGGATCTCCTGGATTTCCATCTTCTCTTCATCCTTCTGAGCTCTGTTTTCAATGACCTTCATTCCTCTGAAAGACGTGAAAAACAGGAAACGCAAGGCTCAGGGCTTGCCCGCTGATCTCCAGCTGTGCTTCTACTGCCATGCAACTTTCACATAGGTGTATTACAGCAGACAAAGCACATCAGATACTTGATTCTTCACATCACAGACCTAGTCCTGTGCATGCACACTTCAGAAGttcaaaggaaagcagcatGTTCAAAGGAAGAACGAAAATTTCATCTGTTTAACTCTTAAGAGTTCAGCTgtactgttcttttttaattttaaattgaaagaaaacagctcttcTAGAAAGGTAAATAAAGGGTCTTGCTTCTAAAGACCTAATAAGATGAGCAAAGACATCTGAGCTTTTACATTCATCGTGAGACAGCATATTACAGCCCCTGCAGGGCTGACAGGCACTATGTTTATGGCTAAACAGATTCCTGTGAGTAGAGCTCTGGAGCACTGAAGCTCTCTGTGCTCTGCATAAGTAAAATTTAACTCCTCAACAGGAAACACTGCATGCTGACTCCTCCATCCACATTCAATCCAAACTCTCTTAGCTATTTCACAATGTACTGAGAGTCTCAGGTGCTTTTATTTGCAACAGACTGCATCATTAGTGAGATAGAGATACGTATACATAATACATAGGTACTATCAcagatataaaatataatttgtagAAGCGAAAGAGGAGATCTTCCAAAGCCAATAAATCTTACACTCAATACTTCCAGAAACCTCAGCCTAAATCTGAAGGAACTAtcatcctctctctgctttgctcaCCTTCATGTGAGAACCAGGAGAACCAAAGCCTTTTCCAGAACTTTGCTGTTCTCCAGATAAGATTTTCCACCCACAATGAAACCAAGAGTCACCCAACAGTACAAGCGTTACACTTCATTCTCAAAAAGTTGTCTTCCAAATAAAGAAGTCTGGGCAGGGCCAAGCAGTTTCCCAGGAAGCGCCACAATATATCGAAAGCCCCAACCCACTTAAATCTTATCTTTACAACTGAGACATGAACAAGAATTCAAGCCTACACATTCTGGACATCTCTACAGACAAGCTGTAACTGAAGTCCATGTAGGCAAAGGAAGAGTGCATTACACATGTTCAGAGGCATAGGAGtggtttaatttatttctctaaCCCACACCCTGGCAATTATCTTTGTCATAAGGGTAACGATCCATTCAAGAGTGGCCCCACCCACCTTTCACTCtcatctgcagccttctccgcctcctccagcttctgcaGGGCAGTAGCCAAGCGCTCTTGAGCCCGATCCAACTCTTCCTCAACTAGCTGGATGCGTCTGTTCAGAGAAGCTACCTCACTCTCAGCCTGAGCacaagaagaacagaaattagTTCATAATAAGGCATACATCACCTCTTGTAAAATATTATCCCACATACCTGCTAGTACCGTTTAACAGCAATTCGGTAATTTCTGACTTCATCCACTAAATAGCCCATACATAGATGTACACGCCCTCCCTAAATTGTGAAGTTACTGCTTAATGGAGGAAAAAGTGATTAATGCTTCCTTTAAGTGAAGCACACCAAGGACTGTAAAATTTGAACTAGAAAGAACCGCCCTGGAAGAGTTATGCATCATTccctaaatattttctgttcctgtatTTGCAGACAATAACCAGTTATATTCCTAGCACCCCTTCTCCccctacctttttttttttaagcaatgaaTACAAACTAATTACCAGATTCTTCTGTGTTATCCCAAATTCGTTATTTCTGACCTTTTGCCATATTTTGATAAGAACTGTCCCAGTATTTCCCCGAGTTCCATAAGAAGGGTTCCGTGTAAACATGCAAAAGTACACCTAGATCAGCATTCGCAACGAGACAGCTGACAGAGAGAACATGAGAACATTTAAGAAATGCACCGAATGCCCACAAGTTTTGTTTGCAGGCAAGCTATGCAAGGGCTGTCAAAGACGGTGCCAGCAGAGCCTACA contains these protein-coding regions:
- the TPM1 gene encoding tropomyosin alpha-1 chain isoform X19, with the translated sequence MAAMSSLEAVRRKIRSLQEQADAAEERAGRLQREVDQERALREEAESEVASLNRRIQLVEEELDRAQERLATALQKLEEAEKAADESERGMKVIENRAQKDEEKMEIQEIQLKEAKHIAEEADRKYEEVARKLVIIESDLERAEERAELSESQVRQLEEQLRIMDQTLKALMAAEDKYSQKEDKYEEEIKVLTDKLKEAETRAEFAERSVTKLEKSIDDLEDQLYQQLEQNSRLTNELKLALNED
- the TPM1 gene encoding tropomyosin alpha-1 chain isoform X16, encoding MAAMSSLEAVRRKIRSLQEQADAAEERAGRLQREVDQERALREEAESEVASLNRRIQLVEEELDRAQERLATALQKLEEAEKAADESERGMKVIENRAQKDEEKMEIQEIQLKEAKHIAEEADRKYEEVARKLVIIESDLERAEERAELSESQVRQLEEQLRIMDQTLKALMAAEDKYSQKEDKYEEEIKVLTDKLKEAETRAEFAERSVTKLEKSIDDLEDELYAQKLKYKAISEELDHALNDMTSM
- the TPM1 gene encoding tropomyosin alpha-1 chain isoform X17 codes for the protein MAAMSSLEAVRRKIRSLQEQADAAEERAGRLQREVDQERALREEAESEVASLNRRIQLVEEELDRAQERLATALQKLEEAEKAADESERGMKVIENRAQKDEEKMEIQEIQLKEAKHIAEEADRKYEEVARKLVIIESDLERAEERAELSESQVRQLEEQLRIMDQTLKALMAAEDKYSQKEDKYEEEIKVLTDKLKEAETRAEFAERSVTKLEKSIDDLEEKVAHAKEENLSMHQMLDQTLLELNNM